One part of the Salinivirga cyanobacteriivorans genome encodes these proteins:
- the galE gene encoding UDP-glucose 4-epimerase GalE codes for MAEHNKKILVTGGTGYIGSHTVVELQEAGFEVVIVDNLSNSEADLVERIGKITGTVPKFYKVDMTAKDEVAAVFEEESTFDAAIHFAAYKAVGESVQKPLMYYENNLNSLMNLLWFADKHNMQNLVFSSSCTVYGQPKQLPVTEKTMVIRPESPYGNTKRISEEIIEEFAQVTKDFSGIALRYFNPIGAHPSALIGELPRGVPNNLVPFVTQTAAGLRDQLKVFGDDYNTPDGTCIRDYINVVDLAKAHVAAIKRQLTGKTKNNYEVFNLGTGTGASVLDVVKGFESATGVKLNYAMAPRRPGDVEQIYANASNAENELNWKAEKTLKETLASAWEWEKKLRNIQ; via the coding sequence ATGGCAGAACACAATAAAAAGATACTCGTCACTGGTGGCACGGGGTACATCGGTTCTCATACAGTGGTTGAACTCCAGGAAGCCGGATTTGAGGTGGTTATTGTTGATAACCTCTCGAACTCTGAAGCAGACCTTGTAGAGCGCATTGGCAAAATTACCGGTACCGTGCCTAAATTCTATAAGGTAGACATGACTGCTAAAGATGAAGTTGCCGCAGTGTTTGAGGAGGAATCGACATTTGACGCCGCCATTCATTTCGCCGCCTACAAAGCAGTGGGCGAATCAGTGCAAAAACCACTGATGTATTACGAGAATAACCTCAATTCGCTGATGAACCTGTTATGGTTTGCCGACAAACACAATATGCAAAACCTGGTTTTCTCAAGTTCATGCACTGTATATGGACAACCGAAGCAACTTCCCGTAACCGAGAAGACAATGGTCATCAGACCCGAATCGCCCTATGGGAACACCAAACGTATCAGTGAAGAGATTATTGAGGAATTTGCACAAGTTACCAAAGACTTTTCAGGTATTGCATTGCGATATTTTAATCCCATTGGCGCCCATCCATCTGCATTGATTGGTGAACTACCGAGAGGTGTCCCCAACAACCTGGTACCTTTTGTAACACAAACCGCAGCCGGCCTGCGCGACCAACTGAAGGTTTTCGGCGACGACTACAATACACCCGATGGGACATGCATTCGCGATTACATCAACGTAGTCGATCTGGCTAAAGCCCATGTGGCAGCCATCAAACGTCAACTGACCGGAAAAACCAAAAACAATTACGAAGTTTTTAATCTTGGTACAGGCACAGGCGCTTCGGTACTCGATGTGGTTAAAGGATTTGAAAGCGCCACAGGCGTAAAACTTAATTATGCCATGGCGCCCCGTCGTCCCGGTGATGTGGAGCAAATTTATGCCAATGCATCAAACGCTGAAAATGAACTGAACTGGAAAGCCGAAAAAACACTGAAAGAAACACTGGCTTCGGCATGGGAATGGGAGAAAAAATTACGGAATATACAATAA
- the rfbB gene encoding dTDP-glucose 4,6-dehydratase, which yields MKKTILITGGAGFIGSHVVRRFVNKYPDYTIVNMDVLTYAGNLENLKDIDDKPNYIFEKADITDEKAVNALFEKYKFDGVVHLAAESHVDRSIEDPMAFIRTNVFGTVALLNAARAAWKDNMEGKLFYHISTDEVYGSLGNTGLFTETTAYDPKSPYSAAKASSDHFVRAWHNTYNLPIVITNCSNNYGPNQFPEKLIPLAFNNIKNMKQIPIYGKGENIRDWLYVEDHAAAIDLVFHKGKNGETYNIGGKNEWTNIDLIRELCSIMDKKLNREPGTSASLITFVKDRAGHDKRYAIDSDKIEKELGWEPSLQFSEGLEKTVDWYMANENWLKHVISGDYQAYYDKMYKDR from the coding sequence ATGAAAAAAACAATTCTTATAACCGGCGGAGCAGGATTTATCGGATCGCATGTGGTGCGCCGTTTCGTAAATAAATACCCTGACTATACCATCGTAAACATGGATGTGCTCACCTATGCCGGCAACCTTGAAAACCTTAAGGACATTGACGATAAGCCCAATTATATTTTTGAAAAAGCCGACATCACCGACGAAAAAGCAGTAAACGCCCTGTTCGAAAAATATAAATTTGACGGAGTGGTTCATCTTGCTGCCGAATCACATGTAGATCGTTCTATAGAAGACCCAATGGCCTTTATCCGCACAAATGTATTTGGAACTGTTGCGCTACTCAATGCAGCCCGCGCAGCCTGGAAAGACAATATGGAAGGCAAACTGTTTTATCACATTTCTACAGACGAAGTCTATGGTTCGCTTGGCAACACGGGATTATTTACCGAAACCACAGCTTATGACCCTAAAAGCCCGTATTCAGCAGCAAAGGCAAGCTCAGATCATTTTGTGCGCGCCTGGCACAACACCTATAACCTACCCATAGTCATCACAAATTGCTCAAATAACTATGGCCCAAATCAATTCCCTGAAAAACTAATTCCGCTGGCGTTCAACAACATTAAAAACATGAAACAGATTCCCATTTACGGGAAAGGTGAAAATATTCGCGATTGGCTATATGTAGAAGACCACGCGGCAGCAATCGACCTTGTTTTTCACAAAGGAAAAAATGGCGAAACATACAATATTGGTGGTAAAAACGAATGGACCAACATCGACCTGATCCGGGAACTTTGTAGCATAATGGACAAAAAATTGAACCGTGAGCCCGGAACATCTGCCTCATTAATTACGTTTGTAAAAGACAGGGCGGGTCATGATAAACGCTATGCAATTGACTCCGATAAAATAGAAAAGGAACTGGGCTGGGAGCCTTCACTGCAATTCAGCGAAGGGCTTGAAAAAACCGTAGATTGGTACATGGCCAATGAAAATTGGCTCAAGCATGTAATTTCAGGCGATTACCAGGCCTATTACGACAAAATGTATAAAGACCGATAA
- a CDS encoding tyrosine-protein phosphatase yields the protein MFGIFGHKKKLADLGQVEIDMHSHLIPGIDDGVKDMDESIQSIKLLHEAGYTHLITTPHIMSDYFPNSPETIISGLKQVREAVKKEGIPVKIDAAAEYYLDYPFFENFNKTKHLAINDRFLLFELSFLNPPEILNEIIFRIQTAGYIPVLAHPERYSYWFRNFDQFYKLKDRGVWLQLNINSFADEYGVPTRKLAEKMIKADIADLLGSDFHRPQHIDSMQKALGNKHLGKLINSGKLRNAELIS from the coding sequence ATGTTCGGAATATTCGGGCACAAGAAAAAACTGGCAGACCTCGGGCAGGTGGAAATCGATATGCATTCTCACCTCATCCCTGGTATTGATGATGGTGTAAAAGACATGGATGAAAGCATTCAATCGATTAAACTGCTGCATGAAGCAGGTTACACGCACCTCATCACCACACCACACATCATGAGCGATTATTTTCCGAATAGCCCCGAAACCATAATCAGCGGACTTAAACAAGTGCGCGAGGCTGTAAAAAAGGAAGGAATACCCGTAAAAATTGACGCAGCAGCAGAATATTACCTGGATTATCCCTTTTTTGAAAATTTTAATAAAACAAAACACCTTGCCATCAATGACCGGTTTCTGCTTTTTGAATTATCATTCCTAAATCCGCCCGAAATATTAAACGAAATTATTTTCCGCATACAAACTGCCGGTTACATACCAGTATTGGCTCACCCCGAGCGCTACAGCTACTGGTTTCGCAACTTCGACCAATTCTACAAACTCAAAGACCGCGGTGTTTGGTTGCAACTTAATATAAACTCCTTTGCAGATGAATATGGTGTACCTACGCGCAAACTGGCTGAAAAAATGATCAAAGCAGATATTGCAGATCTGTTAGGATCAGATTTTCACCGGCCACAGCATATTGACAGTATGCAGAAAGCGCTGGGTAATAAACACCTTGGTAAACTGATCAATTCAGGCAAGCTACGTAATGCAGAGCTGATTAGCTAA
- a CDS encoding transglycosylase SLT domain-containing protein — protein sequence MLRYLFWLSITIVFLSCIKQVQTEPKKTVNRDLTEIKKSDTLKALVTYSATSYFLYRGQPMGYEYELLKRLGKQLDVNIEITVTQNLNNMLEALNNGEVDIVAHGLAVTSERKEKVSFTDYLYLTQQVLVQKKPDNWRQLSWAETQKSLIHDAIELIGDTVAVRANSSYLKRLQNLSKEIGGKIHIDTLNGNLSTDEIIQMVVDGKIKYTIADKNLAQINASYYPVLNIDVPVSFSQRIAWAVRDNSPELLDSVNKWIKQERKDAVYYVIYNKYFKNKRDFRRRIKSDFYSLNKNQISQYDPLIKRNAKNLNWDWRLLASLIYQESRFKPAAKSWAGAKGLMQMMPATAKEMGVKNRLDPEDNIRGGTKYLKQLFGNFNQIEDTTQRIMFAMASYNCGYQHVRDAQRLAEANNLNPKRWTNNVDSMILALSYPKNYNKEFINYGYVRGIEPFKYVNQIFERFEHYKKFITLIE from the coding sequence ATGCTTAGATATCTATTTTGGTTAAGTATTACCATCGTATTTCTGTCTTGCATCAAACAGGTTCAAACAGAGCCGAAGAAAACAGTAAATCGCGACTTAACAGAAATTAAAAAATCAGACACATTAAAAGCCCTGGTTACTTATAGTGCCACAAGCTATTTTTTATACCGCGGGCAACCCATGGGTTATGAATATGAGCTATTAAAACGGTTAGGTAAACAATTAGATGTAAACATTGAGATCACGGTTACGCAAAACCTGAACAACATGCTCGAAGCATTGAACAATGGTGAAGTAGATATAGTTGCCCATGGCCTTGCTGTTACCTCAGAAAGGAAGGAAAAAGTTTCTTTTACCGATTACCTTTACCTTACCCAACAGGTGCTCGTGCAAAAAAAACCCGATAACTGGCGGCAATTATCATGGGCCGAAACGCAAAAATCGCTCATTCACGACGCCATTGAACTCATTGGCGACACTGTTGCTGTGAGGGCAAACTCATCATACCTTAAACGGCTGCAGAACCTTTCTAAAGAAATTGGAGGAAAAATACACATCGACACTTTGAATGGCAACCTCTCTACGGATGAAATAATACAAATGGTGGTAGATGGAAAAATCAAATACACCATTGCAGATAAAAATCTGGCGCAAATTAATGCCTCCTATTATCCGGTATTAAACATTGATGTACCTGTGAGTTTCTCGCAACGCATAGCCTGGGCAGTACGAGACAACTCTCCCGAACTGCTTGATTCTGTGAATAAGTGGATAAAACAAGAGCGAAAAGATGCAGTTTATTATGTCATTTACAACAAATATTTTAAAAACAAAAGAGACTTCAGGCGCCGCATTAAAAGCGACTTCTACAGTCTTAATAAAAATCAAATCAGCCAATACGACCCACTTATTAAACGTAATGCAAAAAACTTAAATTGGGATTGGCGACTTTTAGCATCATTAATTTACCAGGAAAGCCGCTTTAAACCTGCTGCAAAATCGTGGGCCGGTGCAAAAGGCCTTATGCAAATGATGCCTGCTACCGCAAAAGAGATGGGAGTAAAAAACAGGCTCGACCCTGAAGATAATATCCGGGGTGGTACGAAGTACCTCAAACAGCTCTTTGGCAATTTCAATCAGATAGAAGATACAACCCAACGCATTATGTTTGCTATGGCTTCATATAATTGCGGTTATCAGCATGTGAGAGACGCTCAGCGTTTAGCTGAGGCTAATAACCTGAACCCCAAAAGGTGGACAAATAATGTAGATTCAATGATTTTGGCGCTGAGTTATCCAAAAAACTACAATAAAGAATTCATAAATTATGGGTATGTGCGCGGTATTGAACCATTCAAATATGTCAACCAGATTTTTGAAAGGTTTGAACATTATAAAAAATTCATCACTTTAATAGAATGA
- a CDS encoding CocE/NonD family hydrolase: MKVIEHTWIPMSDGVRLSAKIWIPDGAAHTPVPAILEYIPYRKRDFKAVRDEETYTFYAQHGYAGVRVDLRGSGESEGILQDEYLQQELDDGLEILSWIAAQDWCNGNVGIIGISWGGFNGLQLAALQPPELKAVVSVASSDDRYQDDVHYMGGNLLTDNLSWASTMFAYNSCPPDPELVGEKWFDMWMERLEGSGLWLKKWLEHQRYDDYWRHASVMFNYDKIKAPVYVVSGWADGYSNTIFRLLENLKVPTKGLVGPWGHKYPHHGSPGPKIDFLDETRRWWDRWLKDEQNGIDKEPRLRVWMQDTVSPISSSRPGRWVGEKDYTTPNIHMQKYHLKPATLDKSDKIDDFIPEMTIQSPLSVGLFAGKWLSYSATTDLPSDQREEDGGALIFDTLPLEDDLEILGAPQVELALSSDKPVGMVAVRLSDVAPNGRATRVTYGVLNLTHRDSDENPTELEPGKKYKVKVDMNYIAQRFPKGHQLRLAISTSYWPLTWPSPEPVRLTIYPGESLFSVPERVKGLDQNDLRDLDTHESTGGMNTTTIIPAHREWKVEHDMANNEVSLNVVNNDAKYRLDDINWTIQKKVQERYSYKNNNYDTVRGEVKSERTFERDDWFAKTITRTVLTSTRTHFIIRATLDTYHGDVRVFSKSWDEQIKRDLL, from the coding sequence ATGAAAGTAATTGAACACACATGGATTCCCATGTCCGATGGCGTACGTCTGTCGGCAAAAATTTGGATCCCCGATGGCGCAGCGCACACCCCTGTACCAGCAATTCTGGAGTACATACCCTACCGCAAAAGAGATTTTAAAGCGGTTCGGGATGAAGAGACATACACTTTTTATGCGCAGCATGGATACGCTGGTGTACGCGTCGACCTCCGCGGCAGCGGTGAGTCAGAAGGTATTTTACAAGACGAGTATCTGCAACAAGAACTCGATGATGGGCTGGAAATATTGAGCTGGATTGCAGCGCAGGATTGGTGCAACGGTAATGTAGGCATAATCGGGATATCATGGGGAGGATTTAATGGCCTGCAACTGGCAGCGCTTCAGCCACCAGAATTGAAAGCTGTTGTCTCTGTAGCCTCATCAGACGACCGCTACCAGGATGATGTGCACTATATGGGCGGAAATTTACTTACTGACAATTTAAGCTGGGCATCAACCATGTTTGCATACAACTCCTGCCCGCCCGACCCTGAACTGGTAGGCGAAAAATGGTTCGACATGTGGATGGAGCGCCTCGAAGGAAGTGGTTTGTGGCTCAAAAAATGGCTGGAGCATCAACGGTACGACGATTATTGGCGTCATGCCTCAGTTATGTTCAATTACGATAAAATTAAGGCTCCTGTTTATGTGGTAAGTGGCTGGGCTGATGGGTACTCGAACACCATTTTCAGATTGCTCGAAAACCTGAAGGTTCCGACAAAAGGACTGGTCGGCCCCTGGGGACATAAATATCCGCACCACGGAAGCCCCGGACCTAAAATTGATTTTCTTGATGAAACCCGCCGTTGGTGGGACAGATGGCTTAAAGACGAACAAAACGGCATTGATAAAGAACCCAGGCTCCGCGTGTGGATGCAGGATACGGTTTCCCCAATATCAAGTAGTCGGCCGGGACGCTGGGTAGGTGAAAAAGATTACACAACGCCCAATATTCACATGCAAAAGTACCACCTGAAGCCTGCTACATTGGACAAATCCGATAAAATCGATGATTTTATACCTGAAATGACCATACAAAGCCCGTTAAGTGTAGGGTTATTTGCGGGTAAATGGCTTTCCTATTCGGCAACTACAGATTTGCCAAGCGACCAGCGCGAGGAAGATGGCGGAGCCCTAATTTTCGACACGCTGCCGCTGGAAGATGATTTGGAAATTCTTGGAGCTCCCCAAGTTGAATTAGCCCTGAGCAGCGATAAGCCTGTGGGAATGGTAGCCGTTCGTTTGTCAGATGTAGCTCCCAATGGCAGAGCTACACGCGTAACTTATGGCGTACTGAATTTAACGCATCGCGATAGCGACGAAAACCCTACGGAACTGGAACCCGGTAAAAAATATAAAGTTAAAGTTGATATGAACTATATTGCTCAAAGGTTCCCCAAAGGACATCAACTGAGGTTGGCCATATCAACATCATACTGGCCTCTGACCTGGCCATCGCCCGAACCTGTGCGGTTAACAATCTACCCGGGAGAGTCATTGTTCTCTGTTCCAGAACGAGTCAAAGGACTTGACCAAAACGATTTGCGCGACCTCGACACACATGAATCAACCGGGGGAATGAATACAACCACAATTATTCCGGCTCATCGTGAATGGAAAGTAGAACACGACATGGCCAATAACGAGGTGAGTTTAAATGTGGTAAACAACGATGCCAAATACCGGCTGGACGATATCAACTGGACTATTCAGAAAAAAGTACAGGAGCGATATTCGTATAAAAATAACAATTACGATACCGTGCGTGGTGAAGTAAAAAGTGAACGCACTTTTGAGCGGGACGACTGGTTTGCAAAAACAATCACACGAACCGTGTTAACAAGTACGCGTACCCATTTTATCATTCGTGCCACCCTTGATACATACCACGGCGATGTGCGTGTATTCAGCAAATCATGGGATGAGCAAATTAAACGTGATTTATTATAA
- a CDS encoding ATP-grasp domain-containing protein, with amino-acid sequence MDKKQIFIVGLDDFNLKKLQNLPEAAYCDFHAALHISEMRNVEQYDMEKLINLCFERIDKHGKIDGIASYYDFPGTMLVPIIAEKYNLPGPSLEAMTKCENKYWSRLEQSKVIPEHIPQFKAFDPFDDNAFEKIGMITPYWVKPIKSFRSFLAYKINGEAQFRENMEEVKKHIDFMAEPFNYLMKQYNMPEEFANMEERMIAESPITGHQCTVEGYVNNGNVVVYGIVDSIREGDRSSFGRYEYPSSLPQEIQFRMADVTRRVVQQLGLDHSPFNIEYFYNPTADEVYFLEINPRISQAHTDIFEKIHGISHHSIMLNLALGQKPKTLGNNGEFNKAANFMLRTFEPGTIKKVPTESEIKILKKFIPSLEVKVQVKEGMHLKDLQGQDSYSFELANIFIGGRDQNELVERYNKCMDGLTFDIEYDEAVQLY; translated from the coding sequence ATGGATAAGAAACAAATATTTATCGTAGGACTTGATGACTTCAACCTTAAGAAACTGCAAAACCTGCCCGAGGCAGCATATTGCGATTTTCATGCTGCTTTGCACATTTCAGAAATGCGCAATGTGGAACAGTATGATATGGAAAAACTAATCAATTTGTGTTTTGAAAGAATTGATAAACACGGTAAAATCGATGGCATAGCCAGCTATTACGACTTTCCTGGCACCATGTTGGTTCCTATTATTGCAGAAAAATATAACCTTCCGGGGCCATCGCTGGAGGCTATGACCAAGTGTGAAAACAAATACTGGAGCCGATTGGAGCAGAGCAAAGTAATTCCGGAACATATTCCTCAGTTTAAAGCTTTTGATCCATTCGATGACAATGCATTTGAAAAAATTGGCATGATTACACCATATTGGGTAAAACCCATTAAATCGTTCCGTTCATTTTTAGCCTACAAAATCAATGGCGAAGCACAATTTCGTGAGAATATGGAAGAGGTGAAAAAGCACATCGACTTTATGGCCGAGCCATTTAACTATTTGATGAAACAATACAACATGCCTGAAGAGTTTGCTAATATGGAAGAACGCATGATAGCTGAGAGTCCGATTACCGGGCACCAGTGTACGGTGGAAGGATATGTGAACAATGGCAATGTGGTCGTTTATGGTATTGTGGACAGCATAAGGGAAGGTGACAGATCATCATTTGGTCGCTATGAGTACCCTTCATCGCTACCACAGGAAATTCAGTTTCGTATGGCCGATGTAACCCGCCGTGTAGTTCAGCAACTTGGGCTCGATCATTCACCTTTCAATATTGAGTATTTTTACAATCCCACAGCCGATGAAGTTTACTTTTTGGAGATTAACCCGCGTATTTCACAGGCACACACTGATATATTTGAAAAGATTCACGGTATTTCGCACCACTCCATCATGCTGAATCTGGCTTTGGGACAAAAACCCAAAACATTGGGAAATAATGGGGAATTCAATAAGGCGGCCAACTTTATGTTGCGTACGTTCGAACCCGGAACAATTAAAAAAGTACCCACTGAATCGGAGATTAAAATCCTGAAAAAATTCATCCCTTCATTGGAGGTAAAAGTACAGGTAAAAGAAGGTATGCACCTTAAAGATTTGCAGGGGCAGGACAGTTATAGTTTTGAGCTGGCCAACATTTTTATTGGCGGCAGAGATCAAAATGAGCTGGTAGAGCGCTACAACAAATGTATGGATGGCCTTACGTTTGACATTGAATATGATGAAGCTGTTCAACTGTACTAA
- a CDS encoding Na/Pi cotransporter family protein, translated as METQETIVQINWWEVALGLAGGLALFLYGMVQMTNGLKAAAGNRLTNFLAKMTRNRWTSLTAGAGITAVIQSSSITTVLVVGFVSAGLMEFSKTLGIILGANIGTTITAQIIAFKVTESALLIVAVGYVLTTITKFRRLKNYGYILLGLGLVFLGMNLMTRATMPLRSFEPFMEVMKNTALPVYGILFGAFFTALVQSSSATTGVVIVLASQGLLNIETGVAMIIGANIGTCVTALLAAIGKPRPAVQVALAHVLFNSLGAIIFAFLIPQLSELVADISKNDVGRQIANAHTIFNIGNALLFIGFTKSVAHLIKRILPDKAPADRTVPLLDDYYLKHANLALDMVEKTLKEMGQDLVHIASDSIPLAIRGTRSNLDDLRKRDDILDSWHERILSYISQIQQKELSEHEMERVRRQTDIANIIENAGDLYTTSVVEAAEHRLKLGFEVSEETHKMLLDLYEQANAYLADAITAFQEKDKPKAESVTESKDQFAEDHAKVHRHVYSRLGDSEEHRVSIIRFEVELLEVARRLHSLARRIARRAIGAIEKDSIKDK; from the coding sequence ATGGAAACACAGGAAACCATTGTTCAAATTAACTGGTGGGAAGTTGCTTTGGGTCTGGCCGGGGGACTTGCCCTCTTTTTATATGGCATGGTCCAAATGACCAATGGTTTGAAGGCTGCTGCAGGCAATAGACTGACTAACTTTTTGGCCAAAATGACCCGCAACCGCTGGACCTCGCTTACCGCAGGAGCTGGTATAACAGCTGTAATTCAGTCTTCTTCAATTACTACCGTCCTGGTTGTTGGTTTTGTGTCGGCCGGTCTTATGGAGTTCTCCAAAACACTGGGAATTATTTTAGGTGCCAATATTGGGACCACCATCACAGCGCAAATTATTGCATTTAAAGTAACCGAATCGGCATTGCTGATTGTGGCTGTGGGTTATGTATTGACTACCATTACTAAGTTTCGCCGGCTTAAAAATTACGGATATATTTTACTGGGATTGGGCCTGGTTTTTCTTGGAATGAACTTAATGACCCGGGCTACAATGCCACTCCGCAGTTTTGAGCCCTTTATGGAAGTGATGAAAAACACCGCACTCCCTGTATATGGGATTTTATTCGGAGCTTTTTTTACAGCCCTTGTGCAAAGCTCATCGGCTACCACAGGTGTAGTAATTGTACTCGCCTCGCAAGGTTTGTTAAATATCGAAACCGGCGTGGCTATGATAATTGGCGCCAATATTGGAACCTGTGTCACAGCTTTGCTAGCTGCAATTGGTAAACCAAGGCCTGCCGTGCAGGTTGCACTTGCACATGTGTTGTTCAATTCATTGGGCGCCATTATTTTTGCTTTTTTAATACCGCAATTAAGTGAGCTGGTTGCAGATATTTCGAAAAATGATGTTGGACGTCAAATTGCCAATGCCCACACTATCTTTAATATTGGCAATGCCCTGTTGTTTATTGGTTTTACAAAATCTGTAGCTCATCTGATCAAGAGGATTTTGCCCGACAAAGCTCCTGCCGATCGTACTGTACCTTTGCTCGACGACTACTATTTAAAACACGCCAACCTGGCCCTCGATATGGTTGAAAAAACCCTGAAAGAGATGGGGCAGGATCTTGTCCATATTGCAAGCGATAGCATTCCCCTGGCCATTCGCGGAACACGCTCCAACCTCGATGATTTACGAAAAAGAGACGACATACTGGATTCGTGGCACGAACGTATTTTAAGCTATATCAGTCAAATTCAGCAAAAAGAATTGTCAGAGCATGAAATGGAACGTGTGCGACGCCAGACAGATATTGCTAACATCATTGAAAATGCAGGAGACCTTTATACCACCAGTGTGGTAGAAGCTGCAGAGCATCGACTGAAGCTTGGTTTTGAAGTGAGTGAGGAGACGCACAAAATGTTGCTTGATTTATATGAACAGGCTAATGCCTACCTGGCTGATGCAATAACGGCTTTTCAGGAAAAAGACAAGCCAAAAGCAGAGTCAGTAACGGAAAGCAAAGATCAGTTTGCAGAGGACCACGCAAAAGTACACCGGCATGTGTATTCCAGATTGGGTGATTCTGAGGAACATCGTGTTTCTATAATTCGTTTTGAAGTAGAATTATTAGAAGTGGCAAGGAGGCTGCACAGCCTGGCGCGCCGAATTGCGCGGCGTGCTATTGGTGCAATAGAAAAGGATTCCATTAAAGATAAATAG
- a CDS encoding glycosyltransferase family 4 protein produces MKKRILYIVPHRMNRSPGQRFRCEHFIPHLQANGYEIDYANLLTAWDDRNFYKRHNYFLKLFIVIKSYFRRCRHVARVKQYNAVFIYREAFMLGRTRFERKIKRKGVPIIFDFDDAIWLNDVSDANKELKWLKRPEKTGEICAFSTLVIAGNQYLANYAKQFNDNVEIIPTTIDTSYHQPREKKSEQNYVRIGWTGSSTTLKHFRLLIPVLEKLQKAYNGQLKIRVIADAGIDDERIEVENVPWSAHDEVARLNEIDIGVMPLPDDEWSRGKCGFKGLQYMSVGIPAVMSPVGVNTEIIEHGVNGYLAANDQEWAHTLKQLIDNAVLRKEIGAAGRATIVNRYSIDANKEKYLRLFEAVVNRENAQAGRD; encoded by the coding sequence TTGAAAAAACGCATTTTATATATTGTTCCGCACCGAATGAACCGTTCCCCCGGTCAGCGTTTTCGTTGTGAACATTTTATTCCGCATTTGCAGGCCAACGGCTACGAAATTGATTATGCCAACCTGCTCACAGCATGGGACGATCGGAACTTTTACAAAAGACACAACTATTTTCTAAAGTTATTTATTGTAATTAAGTCTTATTTCAGACGTTGCAGGCATGTGGCCAGGGTAAAGCAGTACAATGCCGTTTTTATTTACCGCGAAGCTTTTATGCTTGGCCGGACCCGTTTTGAGCGAAAAATTAAGCGTAAAGGCGTGCCCATCATTTTTGATTTCGACGATGCCATTTGGCTGAATGATGTTTCAGATGCCAATAAAGAATTGAAATGGCTTAAAAGACCTGAGAAAACAGGGGAGATTTGCGCTTTTTCGACTTTGGTTATTGCTGGAAACCAGTACTTGGCCAATTATGCAAAACAATTTAACGACAACGTGGAAATTATTCCAACCACCATTGATACATCATACCACCAACCACGGGAAAAAAAATCTGAGCAAAACTATGTGCGCATTGGCTGGACTGGCAGCAGTACCACTCTGAAACATTTTCGGTTGCTCATTCCGGTATTGGAAAAGCTCCAGAAGGCTTATAACGGTCAATTGAAAATTCGTGTGATTGCCGACGCAGGCATCGATGATGAGCGCATTGAAGTTGAAAATGTACCCTGGTCGGCACATGATGAGGTAGCACGACTAAACGAAATCGACATTGGGGTTATGCCGTTACCCGATGATGAATGGTCAAGAGGGAAGTGCGGTTTTAAAGGCCTGCAATACATGTCGGTTGGTATTCCTGCGGTGATGTCGCCTGTGGGAGTGAATACGGAAATTATTGAGCATGGTGTGAATGGTTATTTAGCAGCGAATGATCAGGAGTGGGCACATACACTCAAACAACTCATCGACAATGCTGTTTTACGGAAAGAGATAGGTGCCGCGGGGCGGGCAACCATCGTTAATCGCTATTCCATTGATGCCAATAAGGAAAAATACTTACGCTTATTTGAAGCTGTTGTAAACAGAGAAAACGCACAGGCAGGGAGAGATTAA